Proteins from a genomic interval of Ralstonia wenshanensis:
- the cysE gene encoding serine O-acetyltransferase, with product MFTRIREDIGAIMERDPAARSRWEVLTCYPGLHAIIVHRIAHACWHGGFRLLGRWFSHLGRFLTGIEIHPGATVGRRVFIDHGMGVVIGETAEIGDDCTIYQGVTLGGTSLYKGAKRHPTLGKGVVVSAGAKVLGGFVIGDGARVGSNAVVLKPVPPGATAVGIPARIIERDVATEARSALKQEFSAYGITPDADDPVSLALKRLIDHSELQQERIESILSALDRLGAHLENSPNDPFDASELKRMLK from the coding sequence ATGTTCACACGCATTCGCGAAGATATCGGCGCCATCATGGAGCGAGACCCGGCCGCGCGCAGCCGCTGGGAAGTGCTGACCTGCTACCCAGGTTTGCACGCCATCATCGTCCATCGGATCGCGCATGCGTGTTGGCATGGCGGCTTCCGCTTGCTTGGGCGGTGGTTCTCGCACCTCGGGCGCTTTCTCACCGGCATCGAGATCCACCCCGGCGCGACAGTCGGCCGGCGCGTGTTCATCGACCACGGCATGGGCGTCGTGATTGGCGAGACGGCCGAGATCGGTGACGACTGCACGATCTACCAGGGCGTCACGCTGGGCGGCACGTCGCTATACAAGGGCGCCAAGCGGCACCCGACGCTCGGCAAGGGCGTGGTGGTCAGTGCGGGCGCCAAGGTGCTCGGCGGCTTTGTCATCGGGGATGGGGCGCGAGTTGGGTCCAACGCGGTCGTGCTTAAGCCGGTGCCGCCGGGTGCAACGGCGGTTGGCATACCGGCGCGCATCATCGAGCGCGATGTCGCTACCGAAGCCCGGTCTGCGCTCAAGCAGGAGTTTTCCGCGTATGGCATCACGCCCGATGCGGACGATCCCGTATCGCTGGCGCTCAAACGGCTGATCGACCACAGCGAGCTTCAGCAGGAGCGCATCGAGTCCATTCTTTCTGCGCTGGATCGCCTGGGTGCGCACCTGGAGAACTCGCCGAACGATCCGTTCGATGCGAGTGAGCTGAAGCGGATGCTCAAGTAA
- a CDS encoding UDP-2,3-diacylglucosamine diphosphatase — protein MIDAAHAAQASALTTPVRVSGPVFFISDLHLTASMPATAAAFERFLRTRAREARTLVILGDFFEYWVGDEELADPFHRHIANLLAELAAAGTRVLFMHGNRDFLLGKRFLTAAHATLLPDPTVLQADDGPRIVLAHGDALCMRDTAYMRFRHWTRKRWVQRIFLAMPLRWRLKIAQKMRAESEAGRAVSANVAGEPRAAAMMGDVAPEAVDALLTASNTGTLIHGHTHRPQLHHEPSGERWVLSDWDFDQAQPRGSFLKLQDGALTVEQVTA, from the coding sequence ATGATCGACGCAGCGCACGCCGCACAGGCCTCCGCGCTGACGACACCGGTCCGGGTTTCCGGGCCGGTGTTTTTTATTTCGGATCTGCACCTGACGGCCAGCATGCCGGCCACCGCCGCCGCGTTCGAGCGCTTCTTGCGCACGCGCGCCCGCGAGGCACGCACGCTCGTCATCCTGGGTGACTTCTTTGAATACTGGGTCGGCGATGAAGAATTGGCTGATCCGTTCCACCGGCACATCGCCAACCTGCTCGCCGAACTGGCCGCGGCCGGCACGCGTGTGCTGTTCATGCACGGCAATCGAGATTTCCTGCTCGGCAAGCGTTTTCTGACGGCCGCGCACGCTACGCTGTTGCCCGACCCCACCGTGCTCCAAGCGGACGATGGCCCGCGCATCGTGCTTGCCCACGGCGACGCCCTCTGCATGCGCGACACGGCCTACATGCGCTTTCGCCACTGGACGCGCAAGCGCTGGGTGCAGCGGATATTCCTGGCGATGCCGCTGCGCTGGCGCTTGAAGATCGCGCAGAAGATGCGCGCAGAGAGCGAAGCCGGCCGCGCCGTGTCCGCCAATGTCGCCGGCGAGCCCCGCGCCGCCGCGATGATGGGTGACGTCGCTCCAGAGGCGGTGGACGCGTTACTCACGGCATCGAATACCGGCACGCTGATCCACGGCCACACGCACCGCCCGCAGCTGCATCACGAGCCCAGCGGTGAGCGCTGGGTCCTTTCCGACTGGGATTTCGATCAGGCACAGCCGCGCGGCAGCTTCCTCAAACTGCAGGACGGCGCACTGACGGTCGAGCAAGTGACGGCATAA
- a CDS encoding peptidylprolyl isomerase, translating into MTQVKLHTNHGDITLALDAEKAPKSVANFVAYVKDGHYNGTVFHRVIKGFMIQGGGFEPGEKMNQKPTKAPIDNEANNGLKNERGAIAMARTNDPHSATAQFFINTVDNDFLNHTSPTPQGWGYAVFGKVTEGMDVVDKIRSVRTGNRGFHQDVPMEDVIIESAEVIE; encoded by the coding sequence ATGACCCAAGTCAAGCTGCACACCAACCACGGCGACATCACCCTGGCCCTGGACGCTGAGAAGGCACCGAAGTCGGTTGCCAACTTCGTCGCCTATGTGAAGGATGGCCACTACAACGGCACGGTGTTCCACCGCGTCATCAAGGGCTTCATGATCCAGGGCGGCGGCTTTGAGCCGGGCGAGAAGATGAACCAGAAGCCCACCAAGGCTCCGATCGACAACGAAGCCAACAACGGCCTGAAGAACGAGCGCGGCGCCATTGCCATGGCACGCACCAACGATCCGCACTCGGCCACGGCCCAGTTCTTCATCAACACGGTTGACAATGACTTCCTGAACCACACGTCGCCGACGCCGCAAGGCTGGGGCTACGCCGTGTTTGGCAAGGTGACCGAAGGCATGGATGTGGTCGACAAGATCCGCTCCGTGCGCACCGGCAACCGCGGCTTCCACCAGGACGTACCGATGGAAGACGTGATCATCGAAAGCGCTGAAGTGATCGAATGA
- a CDS encoding peptidylprolyl isomerase, with protein sequence MLRIRSLFAGLVCALAVTATAATAATASAPRVQFKTSMGNFTVEVYPDKAPKTVANFLQYVKDGFYKGTIFHRVMDGFMIQGGGFTADMKQKDTRPPVEIESKNGLKNDKYTIAMARTMDPNSATAQFYVNVVDNNMLNYPGQDGYGYTVFGKVVDGTDTIDKIKAVETTTKFPHQNVPVKPIVIESATVVSK encoded by the coding sequence ATGCTCCGTATTCGCTCCCTCTTTGCCGGGCTCGTGTGTGCACTGGCCGTAACCGCCACCGCAGCCACGGCAGCCACCGCGTCCGCGCCGCGCGTCCAGTTCAAGACGTCGATGGGTAACTTCACCGTTGAGGTATATCCGGATAAGGCACCCAAGACGGTCGCCAACTTCCTGCAGTACGTGAAGGACGGCTTCTACAAGGGCACGATCTTCCACCGCGTGATGGACGGCTTCATGATCCAGGGCGGCGGCTTCACGGCTGACATGAAACAGAAGGACACCCGCCCGCCGGTCGAAATCGAATCAAAGAACGGTCTGAAGAACGACAAGTACACGATCGCCATGGCGCGCACCATGGATCCGAACTCCGCCACCGCGCAGTTCTATGTGAACGTGGTCGACAACAACATGCTCAACTACCCTGGTCAGGACGGTTACGGCTATACCGTCTTCGGCAAGGTGGTCGATGGCACCGACACCATCGACAAGATCAAGGCGGTGGAAACCACCACCAAGTTCCCGCACCAGAATGTGCCCGTGAAGCCGATCGTGATTGAATCGGCCACCGTCGTCTCCAAGTAA
- a CDS encoding tetratricopeptide repeat protein produces MNRPLRQTAATLACLLAMSAAPAFAQTAGFALPADLMPSTQQAPQVARQKRIDDALAKKQYAEALAELDKDVASQPRNAQARFQRGVALAGLGRADDAIVAFSQMTQDFPELPEPYINLAALYAERGELLRARDNLIMANRVAPENALAQSNLGDVYVRLAAQSYQSAIKLNPKNATARARLDALPDLPGVHSASKPATTTLPAASGVSAKPAKRQ; encoded by the coding sequence ATGAACAGACCGCTGCGTCAGACCGCTGCCACCCTGGCTTGCCTGCTTGCCATGTCGGCGGCACCGGCCTTCGCCCAGACCGCCGGCTTTGCCTTGCCGGCCGATTTGATGCCCAGCACGCAGCAAGCGCCGCAGGTCGCGCGCCAGAAGCGCATCGACGACGCGTTGGCCAAGAAGCAATACGCCGAGGCACTGGCCGAACTGGACAAAGACGTCGCCTCCCAGCCGCGCAACGCGCAGGCTCGCTTCCAGCGAGGCGTGGCACTTGCCGGCCTGGGCCGCGCCGACGATGCCATCGTCGCCTTCAGTCAGATGACACAGGATTTCCCGGAACTGCCCGAGCCGTACATCAACCTGGCCGCACTGTATGCCGAGCGAGGCGAGCTACTCCGCGCTCGCGACAACCTGATCATGGCGAACCGCGTGGCGCCGGAGAATGCGCTAGCGCAATCCAACCTTGGCGACGTCTACGTCCGCCTGGCCGCACAGTCCTACCAGAGCGCGATCAAGCTGAATCCGAAGAACGCCACCGCGCGCGCGCGTCTGGATGCCCTGCCTGATCTGCCGGGCGTGCACTCTGCGTCCAAACCCGCCACGACCACGCTGCCCGCAGCCAGCGGCGTGAGTGCCAAGCCAGCGAAGCGTCAATAA
- the cysS gene encoding cysteine--tRNA ligase, with protein MESLKIYNTLAREKQTFVPIEPGRVRMYVCGMTVYDYCHVGHARVMVVFDMVQRWLRAAGYEVTYVRNITDIDDKIIKRAVENGETMSALTGRFIAAMHEDADALGVQRPDHEPRATEYVPQMLNMIGKLQTNGLAYQATDGDVNYAVRKFPGYGKLSGKSLEDLRAGERVAANDAKQDPLDFVLWKSAKADEPAESRWASPWGEGRPGWHIECSAMSCELLGEHFDLHGGGADLQFPHHENEIAQSEGATGKTFVNTWMHNGFVRVNDEKMSKSLGNFFTIRDVLKVYDAEVVRFFILRSHYRSDLNYSDAHLDDARHALTRLYTALKDVPAAAGAKPDWNESHGKRFLEAMNDDFNTPVAVSVLFELASEVNKTRSPELANQLAALAGVLGLLGRDPHAFLQGGVSADGLDAAEVEARIEERRAAKAARDFARADAIRAELLAAGIVLEDKPGGVTEWRRA; from the coding sequence ATGGAATCACTCAAGATCTACAACACGCTCGCGCGTGAGAAACAGACGTTCGTCCCCATCGAGCCCGGCCGCGTGCGCATGTACGTGTGCGGGATGACGGTGTACGACTACTGTCACGTGGGGCATGCGCGGGTCATGGTGGTGTTCGACATGGTGCAGCGTTGGCTGCGTGCGGCAGGTTACGAGGTGACCTACGTGCGCAACATCACCGACATCGACGACAAGATCATCAAGCGTGCGGTCGAGAACGGCGAGACGATGAGTGCGCTCACCGGCCGCTTCATCGCCGCCATGCACGAAGACGCCGATGCGCTTGGCGTGCAGCGCCCCGACCACGAGCCCCGCGCCACCGAATACGTGCCGCAGATGCTGAACATGATCGGCAAGCTGCAGACGAACGGTCTCGCCTATCAGGCCACCGACGGCGACGTGAACTACGCCGTGCGCAAGTTCCCCGGTTACGGAAAGCTCTCGGGCAAGTCGCTCGAAGACCTGCGTGCCGGCGAGCGCGTGGCAGCCAACGATGCCAAGCAGGATCCGCTCGACTTCGTGCTGTGGAAATCCGCCAAGGCCGATGAGCCGGCCGAGTCGCGCTGGGCCTCGCCATGGGGCGAGGGGCGCCCTGGCTGGCACATCGAGTGCTCGGCGATGAGCTGCGAACTGCTGGGCGAGCATTTCGACCTGCACGGCGGTGGCGCCGATCTGCAGTTTCCGCACCACGAGAATGAAATTGCCCAGTCCGAAGGTGCGACCGGCAAGACATTCGTCAACACGTGGATGCACAACGGCTTTGTGCGTGTGAATGACGAAAAGATGTCGAAATCGCTCGGCAACTTCTTCACCATCCGTGACGTGCTGAAGGTGTACGACGCGGAGGTCGTGCGTTTCTTCATCCTGCGCTCGCACTATCGCAGCGACCTCAACTACAGCGATGCGCACCTTGACGATGCGCGTCATGCCCTCACACGTCTGTACACCGCGCTGAAGGATGTGCCGGCGGCCGCGGGTGCGAAGCCCGACTGGAACGAGTCGCATGGCAAGCGCTTCCTCGAAGCCATGAACGACGACTTCAATACGCCGGTCGCCGTGTCGGTGCTGTTCGAGCTGGCGAGCGAAGTCAACAAGACGCGCTCGCCCGAGCTGGCCAACCAGCTCGCTGCGCTGGCAGGTGTGCTGGGCCTGCTGGGCCGAGATCCGCATGCGTTCTTGCAGGGCGGTGTGTCGGCCGATGGCCTGGACGCCGCAGAAGTGGAAGCGCGCATCGAAGAGCGCCGCGCGGCCAAGGCTGCCCGCGACTTCGCCCGTGCGGACGCCATCCGTGCTGAGTTGCTCGCCGCTGGCATTGTTCTGGAAGACAAGCCGGGTGGCGTGACCGAATGGAGACGCGCATGA
- a CDS encoding DNA-3-methyladenine glycosylase family protein, producing METRMNAVAKKANVVRSTAAKKTPAAKVPSAKKVAVKKVDGVASKSVAGKSAPIKAAKASAKRAPASKVPLPETLAASEALPVPAEVVLSGPPEYWQEACADLMKRDRILRKIIPTYGPAHLASRGDPFVTLARSVVGQQISVKAAQSVWERVVAVCPKLVPSQFLRAGQEKLAGCGLSKRKAEYILDLADHFRNGTVHVAKWAEMDDEDVIAELTQIRGIGRWTAEMFLMFNLMRPNVLPLDDIGLINAISQNYFSGEPVTRSEAREVAANWEPWRTVATWYMWRSLDTATTY from the coding sequence ATGGAGACGCGCATGAACGCGGTGGCCAAGAAAGCCAACGTAGTGCGCAGCACCGCCGCCAAGAAAACGCCGGCGGCGAAGGTGCCGTCTGCCAAGAAGGTGGCTGTCAAGAAAGTCGATGGTGTGGCGAGCAAGTCGGTCGCCGGCAAGAGCGCACCGATCAAGGCCGCCAAGGCGTCTGCCAAACGCGCACCTGCGAGCAAGGTGCCGCTGCCTGAAACGCTCGCCGCTAGCGAGGCGCTGCCTGTACCGGCGGAAGTGGTGCTTTCTGGCCCACCCGAGTATTGGCAAGAAGCTTGCGCAGACCTGATGAAGCGAGACCGCATCTTGCGCAAGATCATCCCCACGTATGGCCCTGCGCACTTGGCGTCGCGCGGCGACCCGTTCGTCACGCTGGCGCGATCGGTCGTTGGTCAGCAGATTTCAGTCAAGGCTGCGCAGTCGGTGTGGGAACGGGTGGTGGCTGTGTGCCCCAAGCTCGTGCCTTCCCAGTTTTTGCGTGCCGGCCAAGAGAAGCTGGCGGGTTGCGGGCTGTCCAAGCGGAAGGCGGAGTACATTCTTGACCTCGCCGATCACTTTCGCAACGGCACAGTGCACGTCGCCAAGTGGGCCGAAATGGACGATGAGGATGTAATTGCCGAACTGACGCAGATTCGCGGCATCGGCAGATGGACGGCGGAGATGTTCCTGATGTTCAACCTGATGCGGCCGAACGTGCTGCCGCTGGACGATATCGGGCTCATCAACGCGATTTCACAGAATTATTTCAGTGGCGAACCCGTCACTCGCAGCGAAGCGCGTGAAGTGGCTGCCAACTGGGAACCGTGGCGCACTGTGGCCACTTGGTATATGTGGCGCAGCCTCGACACGGCGACCACCTATTGA
- a CDS encoding acetyl-CoA carboxylase carboxyltransferase subunit alpha, with translation MKTTFLEFEQPIAELEAKIEELRFVQDDSAVDISEEISRLASKSQQLTKDLYANLTPWQVAQIARHPQRPYTLDYVREIFTDFHELHGDRTFADDLSIVGGLARFNGQACMVIGHQKGRDTKERALRNFGMSKPEGYRKAKRLMELADKFGLPIFTFVDTPGAFPGIDAEERGQSEAIGHNLFVMAGLKVPLIATIIGEGGSGGALAIAMGDSVIMLQFATYAVISPEGCASILWKTAEKAPEAAEALGLTAHRLKALGLIDKIVNEPLGGAHRDPKGMATMLKRALAESLRQFQGMKTSELQARRHERLMAYGKFKETEGR, from the coding sequence ATGAAAACAACCTTCCTGGAGTTCGAGCAGCCGATCGCAGAACTTGAGGCGAAGATCGAAGAACTTCGCTTCGTACAAGACGATTCCGCTGTCGACATTTCTGAAGAAATTTCCCGCCTGGCTTCCAAAAGCCAGCAGCTCACCAAAGATCTGTACGCCAACCTGACGCCATGGCAGGTCGCGCAGATCGCCCGGCACCCGCAGCGTCCGTACACGCTCGATTACGTCCGCGAGATCTTCACCGACTTCCACGAACTGCACGGCGACCGTACTTTCGCCGATGACTTGTCGATCGTGGGCGGTCTGGCGCGCTTCAACGGCCAGGCTTGCATGGTGATCGGTCACCAGAAGGGCCGCGACACGAAGGAGCGTGCGCTGCGCAACTTCGGCATGTCCAAGCCTGAGGGTTACCGCAAGGCCAAGCGCCTGATGGAACTGGCGGACAAGTTCGGCCTGCCGATCTTCACGTTCGTCGATACGCCGGGCGCATTCCCCGGCATTGACGCAGAAGAGCGCGGTCAATCCGAAGCCATCGGTCACAACCTGTTTGTGATGGCCGGTTTGAAGGTGCCCCTGATCGCCACCATCATCGGTGAAGGCGGTTCGGGCGGCGCACTGGCCATCGCCATGGGCGACTCTGTGATCATGCTGCAGTTCGCCACCTACGCCGTGATCTCGCCGGAAGGCTGCGCGTCGATCCTGTGGAAGACCGCAGAGAAGGCGCCGGAAGCCGCTGAGGCCCTGGGCCTGACCGCGCATCGCCTGAAGGCGCTCGGCCTGATCGACAAGATCGTCAACGAGCCGCTGGGCGGCGCACACCGTGATCCGAAGGGCATGGCGACGATGCTCAAGCGCGCGCTGGCAGAATCGCTGCGCCAGTTCCAAGGCATGAAGACGTCGGAACTCCAGGCGCGCCGTCACGAGCGCCTGATGGCTTATGGCAAGTTCAAGGAAACCGAAGGTCGCTGA
- the tilS gene encoding tRNA lysidine(34) synthetase TilS, producing the protein MASSRKPKVADSSADLVNKVAQRVAACAAFVASGGAEAPTVAIALSGGRDSAALLHACAAWRDAGAHVQLVALHIHHGLHAEADVWECASQRMAEAAGVAFHARRVHVEIDAGQGVEEAAREARYAALEALCAQAGASILLTAHHQDDQAETVLLQLMRGAGLDGLAAMPMARAGTVTLLRPWIDAPRSEIELYAHAHALSWVEDPSNADARYARNALRPLLVGMANHFPAYREALSRSAGHLADAAALIDEIARVDLTLIASADGLDVGALSALSVPRQRAVLRAWLADAGVRALSTRRLEDLRTQLVDARDDGALCIELPAGQVRRYRGVARVDAGAGDASDLVALAIETTQFEPTHPAEQRVNVAAWGGALLFAPVARDGIAVQTLQAPLLLTPRRGGERIVLRPGGPSRALKQAYQEAGIPAWGRPRLPLLYAGDFLVFAAGLGMNRAALHSGAGWQVTWSAATEGAP; encoded by the coding sequence ATGGCAAGTTCAAGGAAACCGAAGGTCGCTGATTCGTCGGCTGATCTCGTCAACAAGGTCGCACAACGCGTTGCCGCGTGTGCGGCCTTTGTTGCTTCTGGCGGGGCCGAAGCACCGACCGTGGCGATTGCCCTGTCGGGCGGACGCGATTCTGCCGCGCTGCTGCACGCGTGTGCGGCGTGGCGTGATGCGGGTGCCCACGTGCAGCTCGTTGCGCTGCATATTCACCATGGCTTGCATGCCGAGGCCGATGTTTGGGAATGCGCCAGCCAACGCATGGCAGAAGCAGCCGGCGTCGCGTTTCATGCGCGTCGTGTCCATGTGGAGATCGATGCGGGGCAGGGGGTGGAGGAAGCGGCGCGTGAAGCCAGATACGCCGCGCTCGAAGCGCTTTGCGCCCAGGCAGGCGCCTCCATTTTGCTGACGGCGCATCATCAGGATGACCAAGCTGAAACGGTGCTGCTGCAATTGATGCGCGGCGCTGGCCTCGACGGCCTCGCAGCCATGCCGATGGCTCGGGCGGGCACTGTCACATTGCTGCGTCCGTGGATCGATGCGCCGCGCAGCGAGATCGAGTTGTACGCACATGCGCACGCGCTCAGCTGGGTCGAGGATCCGTCCAACGCCGACGCACGTTACGCACGGAATGCGCTGCGTCCTCTGCTTGTGGGCATGGCGAATCATTTCCCGGCGTATCGCGAAGCGCTGTCGCGCAGCGCTGGACACTTGGCGGATGCAGCTGCGCTGATCGACGAGATCGCACGGGTCGATTTGACGCTGATCGCCTCAGCGGACGGGTTGGATGTGGGCGCGTTGAGCGCTCTATCCGTGCCGCGTCAGCGCGCGGTGCTGCGTGCCTGGTTGGCCGATGCGGGGGTGCGCGCGCTCTCCACGCGTCGCCTTGAGGATCTGCGTACGCAACTGGTCGACGCGCGCGACGATGGGGCGCTGTGCATTGAATTGCCTGCGGGACAAGTTAGGCGCTATCGCGGCGTTGCGCGAGTCGACGCTGGCGCCGGCGACGCATCGGATCTGGTCGCGTTGGCTATTGAGACGACGCAATTTGAACCGACGCATCCGGCTGAGCAACGCGTGAATGTGGCCGCATGGGGCGGGGCGCTGTTGTTTGCACCCGTGGCACGCGATGGCATCGCTGTGCAAACCTTGCAAGCGCCGCTGTTGCTGACGCCGCGCCGCGGTGGCGAACGCATCGTGCTGCGCCCGGGAGGACCGTCCCGCGCGCTTAAGCAGGCGTACCAGGAGGCTGGCATTCCTGCCTGGGGGCGCCCGCGCTTGCCGCTGCTATATGCGGGCGACTTCCTGGTGTTTGCGGCCGGGTTGGGAATGAACCGAGCGGCCCTCCACAGCGGCGCAGGCTGGCAGGTCACATGGTCTGCCGCTACCGAGGGTGCGCCCTGA
- a CDS encoding aspartate kinase — MALIVHKYGGTSMGSVERIKNVAKRVAKWHRAGHQIVVVPSAMSGETNRLLGMAKEISAQPDPRELDMIASTGEQVSVGLLAIALHAEGIDARSYTGWQVPVKTDSAYTKARIQSIDDERVRADLDAGRVVVITGFQGIDSEGHITTLGRGGSDTSAVAVAAALEADECLIYTDVDGVYTTDPRVVDDARRLDKITFEEMLEMASLGSKVLQIRSVEFAGKYRVKTRVLSSLTDPLMPLDVEMNSGTLITFEEDSNMEAAAISGIAFARDEAKITVIGVPDKPGIAYQILGPVADANIDVDMIIQNQSVEGKTDFTFTVPRGEYQRALAILNDSVKAHIGAASVSGDPKVSKVSVVGVGMRSHVGIASKMFRTLSEEGINIQMISTSEIKISVLIDEKYMELAVRALHKAFELDQA, encoded by the coding sequence ATGGCTCTCATCGTTCACAAATACGGTGGCACCTCGATGGGTTCGGTTGAACGCATCAAGAATGTCGCCAAGCGCGTTGCCAAGTGGCACCGTGCCGGTCACCAGATCGTGGTCGTTCCGTCGGCCATGTCTGGCGAAACCAACCGCCTGCTGGGCATGGCCAAAGAGATTTCGGCCCAGCCCGACCCGCGTGAACTCGACATGATTGCCTCGACTGGCGAGCAGGTGAGTGTGGGACTGCTGGCCATCGCGCTGCACGCCGAAGGCATTGACGCCCGCAGCTACACGGGCTGGCAAGTGCCGGTGAAGACCGATTCGGCCTACACCAAGGCGCGCATCCAGTCGATCGACGATGAACGCGTACGCGCTGATTTGGACGCTGGTCGCGTGGTCGTCATCACCGGCTTCCAGGGCATCGACAGCGAAGGCCATATCACCACGCTGGGCCGTGGCGGTTCGGACACCTCGGCCGTGGCGGTTGCCGCTGCGCTCGAAGCCGACGAATGCCTGATCTACACCGACGTGGATGGCGTCTATACGACTGACCCGCGCGTGGTAGACGACGCCCGTCGCCTGGACAAAATCACCTTCGAAGAGATGCTGGAAATGGCCAGCCTCGGTTCCAAGGTGCTGCAGATTCGCTCGGTGGAGTTTGCCGGCAAGTATCGCGTGAAGACCCGCGTGCTGTCGTCGCTGACCGACCCGCTGATGCCGCTCGACGTTGAGATGAACTCGGGCACGCTGATTACTTTTGAGGAAGATTCGAACATGGAAGCCGCCGCCATTTCCGGCATCGCCTTTGCCCGCGACGAAGCCAAGATCACCGTGATCGGTGTGCCGGACAAGCCTGGCATCGCTTATCAGATCCTGGGCCCGGTTGCCGACGCCAACATCGACGTCGACATGATCATCCAGAACCAGTCGGTGGAAGGTAAGACGGACTTCACCTTCACCGTGCCGCGTGGCGAATACCAGCGCGCCCTGGCGATCCTGAACGACAGCGTGAAGGCGCATATCGGCGCGGCCAGCGTGTCGGGCGATCCGAAGGTGTCGAAGGTTTCGGTGGTGGGTGTGGGCATGCGCTCGCACGTGGGCATCGCCAGCAAGATGTTCCGCACGCTCTCGGAAGAGGGCATCAACATCCAGATGATCTCCACCTCGGAAATCAAGATCTCGGTGCTGATCGATGAGAAGTACATGGAGCTGGCCGTGCGCGCGCTCCATAAGGCGTTCGAGCTGGATCAGGCGTAA
- the fabI gene encoding enoyl-ACP reductase FabI has protein sequence MGFLAGKRILITGLLSNRSIAYGIANACKREGAELAFTYVGERFKDRITEFATEFDSKLVFDCDVSSDEQIAKVFEDLGQHWGHFDGLVHSIGFAPREAIAGNFIDGLSRESFRIAHDISAYSFPALAKAALPMLSPNASLLALTYLGAERVVPNYNTMGLAKASLEASVRYLASALGPKGIRANGISAGPIKTLAASGIKDFGKLLKYMEDVAPLRRNVTIEEVGNVAAFLLSDLASGMTGEITYVDCGFNVTAGVPDVVGQG, from the coding sequence ATGGGATTCCTCGCTGGCAAGCGCATTCTGATTACCGGCCTTCTGTCCAACCGCTCGATCGCCTACGGCATCGCCAACGCCTGTAAGCGCGAAGGCGCGGAACTGGCCTTCACCTATGTCGGCGAACGCTTCAAGGACCGCATTACTGAATTCGCCACCGAGTTCGACAGCAAGCTGGTGTTTGATTGCGACGTCAGCAGCGATGAACAGATCGCCAAGGTGTTCGAAGACCTCGGCCAGCACTGGGGTCATTTCGACGGCCTGGTGCACTCGATCGGCTTTGCGCCGCGCGAAGCGATTGCCGGTAACTTCATCGATGGCCTGTCGCGCGAATCGTTCCGCATCGCCCACGACATCTCGGCGTATAGCTTCCCGGCGCTGGCAAAGGCCGCGCTGCCGATGCTCTCGCCAAATGCTTCGCTGCTGGCCTTGACCTACCTGGGTGCTGAGCGCGTGGTCCCGAACTACAACACGATGGGCCTGGCCAAGGCGTCGCTCGAAGCGAGCGTGCGTTACCTGGCCAGCGCGCTGGGTCCGAAGGGCATCCGCGCCAACGGCATCTCGGCGGGCCCGATCAAGACGCTCGCCGCGTCCGGCATCAAGGATTTCGGCAAGCTGCTCAAGTACATGGAAGACGTGGCACCACTGCGCCGTAACGTCACCATCGAGGAGGTGGGCAACGTGGCGGCGTTCCTGCTGTCGGATCTGGCCAGCGGCATGACTGGCGAGATCACGTACGTGGACTGTGGCTTCAACGTGACCGCCGGTGTGCCGGACGTCGTCGGCCAAGGCTGA